Proteins co-encoded in one Ziziphus jujuba cultivar Dongzao chromosome 9, ASM3175591v1 genomic window:
- the LOC107410125 gene encoding uncharacterized protein LOC107410125, which produces MALTNFILTVAGVSAVILLLRSDVKQSATIFRRNVKHIRHWLEEESAAASKAAEKTIPKELESKVPKKDIPKEDKH; this is translated from the exons ATGGCGTTGACGAACTTCATACTCACGGTGGCCGGCGTTAGCGCCGTGATTCTTCTTCTGAGGAGCGATGTGAAGCAATCCGCCACCATCTTCAGGCGTAACGTCAAGCATATCCGCCATTGGCTCGAAGAAGAATCCGCCGCTGCCTCCAA GGCAGCAGAGAAGACAATTCCGAAGGAGCTGGAATCAAAGGTTCCCAAAAAAGATATTCCGAAGGAAGACAAGCACTAA
- the LOC107408885 gene encoding squamosa promoter-binding-like protein 13A isoform X5 — protein sequence MEWDLKEFAWESTHELDQQKEESDLTAMVEFSTSKKQTTTTTVNGSSGDLKLTVVDSAEPVSFSKSNEARTTSILASSPTSPGPSSKKVNGAQKVSCLVDDCKADLSSCREYHKRHRVCERHSKTPTVMVKGEEKRFCQQCSRFHALGEFDEVKRSCRKRLDGHNRRRRKSQPESLLFTSKSFLSSAYKGPKILHFGSPPQIYAPTATTTMRNGSEPFVYGRQQRNRPPDFSNGRDTQFFFLQENHPEKSNQATPEAFLCDYPILNTIKGQTEKVPNEVSTGGCALYLLSSNPSSLQIPAGMDVNHHLVQSNDQMHQSSLQFPNSFSAFDHGKDKPQNMILRMGPDGLLEHVGAPQAFPI from the exons ATGGAGTGGGACTTGAAGGAATTTGCTTGGGAATCAACTCACGAGTTGGATCAGCAAAAAGAAGAAAGCGACCTTACTGCTATGGTGGAATTCAGCACTTCGAAGAAAcagacaacaacaacaacagtaaATGGATCTTCAGGGGATTTGAAGCTTACAGTGGTTGATTCTGCAGAACCAGTATCATTCAGCAAATCAAACGAAGCAAGAACAACCTCAATCTTGGCATCTTCACCAACATCTCCAGGACCATCATCAAAAAAGGTTAATGGAGCTCAGAAAGTTTCATGCTTGGTAGATGATTGCAAAGCAGACCTCAGTAGTTGCAGGGAGTATCATAAGCGCCATAGGGTCTGTGAGCGCCATTCCAAGACCCCAACTGTGATGGTTAAGGGTGAAGAAAAACGATTCTGCCAGCAGTGCAGCAG ATTCCATGCTCTTGGTGAATTTGATGAGGTGAAGAGAAGCTGCAGGAAACGTCTTGATGGACACAACCGACGCCGGAGAAAATCTCAGCCGGAATCCCTCTTGTTCACTTCCAAGAGCTTCTTGTCATCTGCTTACAAAG GTCCCAAAATCTTGCACTTTGGCAGTCCTCCACAGATATATGCTCCAACCGCTACTACTACTATGAGAAATGGATCAGAACCTTTTGTTTATGGTCGTCAACAAAGAAACAGACCTCCAGATTTCTCCAATGGGAGAGACACCCAATTCTTCTTCTTGCAGGAAAATCATCCTGAAAAGAGCAACCAAGCAACCCCAGAAGCATTCCTCTGTGACTACCCAATTCTGAACACCATTAAAGGGCAAACAGAAAAGGTACCAAATGAGGTTTCGACTGGTGGTTGTGCTCTCTATCTTCTGTCATCAAATCCATCTTCACTGCAAATTCCAGCAGGGATGGATGTGAATCATCATCTGGTGCAGTCTAATGATCAGATGCACCAGAGTTCACTTCAGTTTCCCAACTCCTTCTCAGCTTTTGATCATGGAAAAGACAAGCCTCAAAATATGATCCTTAGAATGGGTCCTGATGGCCTGTTGGAACATGTTGGAGCTCCCCAAGCCTTTCCAATTTAG
- the LOC107408885 gene encoding squamosa promoter-binding-like protein 13A isoform X3 — MVLLKGYGNQGEQIEKVDGVMEWDLKEFAWESTHELDQQKEESDLTAMVEFSTSKKQTTTTTVNGSSGDLKLTVVDSAEPVSFSKSNEARTTSILASSPTSPGPSSKKVNGAQKVSCLVDDCKADLSSCREYHKRHRVCERHSKTPTVMVKGEEKRFCQQCSRFHALGEFDEVKRSCRKRLDGHNRRRRKSQPESLLFTSKSFLSSAYKGPKILHFGSPPQIYAPTATTTMRNGSEPFVYGRQQRNRPPDFSNGRDTQFFFLQENHPEKSNQATPEAFLCDYPILNTIKGQTEKVPNEVSTGGCALYLLSSNPSSLQIPAGMDVNHHLVQSNDQMHQSSLQFPNSFSAFDHGKDKPQNMILRMGPDGLLEHVGAPQAFPI, encoded by the exons ATGGTCCTTCTTAAGGGTTATG GAAACCAAGGGGAACAGATTGAAAAAGTAGATGGTGTTATGGAGTGGGACTTGAAGGAATTTGCTTGGGAATCAACTCACGAGTTGGATCAGCAAAAAGAAGAAAGCGACCTTACTGCTATGGTGGAATTCAGCACTTCGAAGAAAcagacaacaacaacaacagtaaATGGATCTTCAGGGGATTTGAAGCTTACAGTGGTTGATTCTGCAGAACCAGTATCATTCAGCAAATCAAACGAAGCAAGAACAACCTCAATCTTGGCATCTTCACCAACATCTCCAGGACCATCATCAAAAAAGGTTAATGGAGCTCAGAAAGTTTCATGCTTGGTAGATGATTGCAAAGCAGACCTCAGTAGTTGCAGGGAGTATCATAAGCGCCATAGGGTCTGTGAGCGCCATTCCAAGACCCCAACTGTGATGGTTAAGGGTGAAGAAAAACGATTCTGCCAGCAGTGCAGCAG ATTCCATGCTCTTGGTGAATTTGATGAGGTGAAGAGAAGCTGCAGGAAACGTCTTGATGGACACAACCGACGCCGGAGAAAATCTCAGCCGGAATCCCTCTTGTTCACTTCCAAGAGCTTCTTGTCATCTGCTTACAAAG GTCCCAAAATCTTGCACTTTGGCAGTCCTCCACAGATATATGCTCCAACCGCTACTACTACTATGAGAAATGGATCAGAACCTTTTGTTTATGGTCGTCAACAAAGAAACAGACCTCCAGATTTCTCCAATGGGAGAGACACCCAATTCTTCTTCTTGCAGGAAAATCATCCTGAAAAGAGCAACCAAGCAACCCCAGAAGCATTCCTCTGTGACTACCCAATTCTGAACACCATTAAAGGGCAAACAGAAAAGGTACCAAATGAGGTTTCGACTGGTGGTTGTGCTCTCTATCTTCTGTCATCAAATCCATCTTCACTGCAAATTCCAGCAGGGATGGATGTGAATCATCATCTGGTGCAGTCTAATGATCAGATGCACCAGAGTTCACTTCAGTTTCCCAACTCCTTCTCAGCTTTTGATCATGGAAAAGACAAGCCTCAAAATATGATCCTTAGAATGGGTCCTGATGGCCTGTTGGAACATGTTGGAGCTCCCCAAGCCTTTCCAATTTAG
- the LOC107408885 gene encoding squamosa promoter-binding-like protein 13A isoform X4 has protein sequence MVLLKGNQGEQIEKVDGVMEWDLKEFAWESTHELDQQKEESDLTAMVEFSTSKKQTTTTTVNGSSGDLKLTVVDSAEPVSFSKSNEARTTSILASSPTSPGPSSKKVNGAQKVSCLVDDCKADLSSCREYHKRHRVCERHSKTPTVMVKGEEKRFCQQCSRFHALGEFDEVKRSCRKRLDGHNRRRRKSQPESLLFTSKSFLSSAYKGPKILHFGSPPQIYAPTATTTMRNGSEPFVYGRQQRNRPPDFSNGRDTQFFFLQENHPEKSNQATPEAFLCDYPILNTIKGQTEKVPNEVSTGGCALYLLSSNPSSLQIPAGMDVNHHLVQSNDQMHQSSLQFPNSFSAFDHGKDKPQNMILRMGPDGLLEHVGAPQAFPI, from the exons ATGGTCCTTCTTAAGG GAAACCAAGGGGAACAGATTGAAAAAGTAGATGGTGTTATGGAGTGGGACTTGAAGGAATTTGCTTGGGAATCAACTCACGAGTTGGATCAGCAAAAAGAAGAAAGCGACCTTACTGCTATGGTGGAATTCAGCACTTCGAAGAAAcagacaacaacaacaacagtaaATGGATCTTCAGGGGATTTGAAGCTTACAGTGGTTGATTCTGCAGAACCAGTATCATTCAGCAAATCAAACGAAGCAAGAACAACCTCAATCTTGGCATCTTCACCAACATCTCCAGGACCATCATCAAAAAAGGTTAATGGAGCTCAGAAAGTTTCATGCTTGGTAGATGATTGCAAAGCAGACCTCAGTAGTTGCAGGGAGTATCATAAGCGCCATAGGGTCTGTGAGCGCCATTCCAAGACCCCAACTGTGATGGTTAAGGGTGAAGAAAAACGATTCTGCCAGCAGTGCAGCAG ATTCCATGCTCTTGGTGAATTTGATGAGGTGAAGAGAAGCTGCAGGAAACGTCTTGATGGACACAACCGACGCCGGAGAAAATCTCAGCCGGAATCCCTCTTGTTCACTTCCAAGAGCTTCTTGTCATCTGCTTACAAAG GTCCCAAAATCTTGCACTTTGGCAGTCCTCCACAGATATATGCTCCAACCGCTACTACTACTATGAGAAATGGATCAGAACCTTTTGTTTATGGTCGTCAACAAAGAAACAGACCTCCAGATTTCTCCAATGGGAGAGACACCCAATTCTTCTTCTTGCAGGAAAATCATCCTGAAAAGAGCAACCAAGCAACCCCAGAAGCATTCCTCTGTGACTACCCAATTCTGAACACCATTAAAGGGCAAACAGAAAAGGTACCAAATGAGGTTTCGACTGGTGGTTGTGCTCTCTATCTTCTGTCATCAAATCCATCTTCACTGCAAATTCCAGCAGGGATGGATGTGAATCATCATCTGGTGCAGTCTAATGATCAGATGCACCAGAGTTCACTTCAGTTTCCCAACTCCTTCTCAGCTTTTGATCATGGAAAAGACAAGCCTCAAAATATGATCCTTAGAATGGGTCCTGATGGCCTGTTGGAACATGTTGGAGCTCCCCAAGCCTTTCCAATTTAG
- the LOC107408885 gene encoding squamosa promoter-binding-like protein 13A isoform X1: protein MYFASDFFLQLRNQKGSETTFSICFLKLALFAHKETFFHELGCFRFCFQHLLRRNQGEQIEKVDGVMEWDLKEFAWESTHELDQQKEESDLTAMVEFSTSKKQTTTTTVNGSSGDLKLTVVDSAEPVSFSKSNEARTTSILASSPTSPGPSSKKVNGAQKVSCLVDDCKADLSSCREYHKRHRVCERHSKTPTVMVKGEEKRFCQQCSRFHALGEFDEVKRSCRKRLDGHNRRRRKSQPESLLFTSKSFLSSAYKGPKILHFGSPPQIYAPTATTTMRNGSEPFVYGRQQRNRPPDFSNGRDTQFFFLQENHPEKSNQATPEAFLCDYPILNTIKGQTEKVPNEVSTGGCALYLLSSNPSSLQIPAGMDVNHHLVQSNDQMHQSSLQFPNSFSAFDHGKDKPQNMILRMGPDGLLEHVGAPQAFPI from the exons ATGTATTTTGCTTCAGATTTCTTTCTGCAACTAAGGAATCAAAAAGGTTCAGAAACCACTTTCTCAATTTGCTTTCTCAAGTTAGCCCTCTTTGCCCACAAAGAAACTTTTTTTCACGAACTGGGTTGTTTCCGTTTTTGCTTTCAGCATCTGTTAAGAA GAAACCAAGGGGAACAGATTGAAAAAGTAGATGGTGTTATGGAGTGGGACTTGAAGGAATTTGCTTGGGAATCAACTCACGAGTTGGATCAGCAAAAAGAAGAAAGCGACCTTACTGCTATGGTGGAATTCAGCACTTCGAAGAAAcagacaacaacaacaacagtaaATGGATCTTCAGGGGATTTGAAGCTTACAGTGGTTGATTCTGCAGAACCAGTATCATTCAGCAAATCAAACGAAGCAAGAACAACCTCAATCTTGGCATCTTCACCAACATCTCCAGGACCATCATCAAAAAAGGTTAATGGAGCTCAGAAAGTTTCATGCTTGGTAGATGATTGCAAAGCAGACCTCAGTAGTTGCAGGGAGTATCATAAGCGCCATAGGGTCTGTGAGCGCCATTCCAAGACCCCAACTGTGATGGTTAAGGGTGAAGAAAAACGATTCTGCCAGCAGTGCAGCAG ATTCCATGCTCTTGGTGAATTTGATGAGGTGAAGAGAAGCTGCAGGAAACGTCTTGATGGACACAACCGACGCCGGAGAAAATCTCAGCCGGAATCCCTCTTGTTCACTTCCAAGAGCTTCTTGTCATCTGCTTACAAAG GTCCCAAAATCTTGCACTTTGGCAGTCCTCCACAGATATATGCTCCAACCGCTACTACTACTATGAGAAATGGATCAGAACCTTTTGTTTATGGTCGTCAACAAAGAAACAGACCTCCAGATTTCTCCAATGGGAGAGACACCCAATTCTTCTTCTTGCAGGAAAATCATCCTGAAAAGAGCAACCAAGCAACCCCAGAAGCATTCCTCTGTGACTACCCAATTCTGAACACCATTAAAGGGCAAACAGAAAAGGTACCAAATGAGGTTTCGACTGGTGGTTGTGCTCTCTATCTTCTGTCATCAAATCCATCTTCACTGCAAATTCCAGCAGGGATGGATGTGAATCATCATCTGGTGCAGTCTAATGATCAGATGCACCAGAGTTCACTTCAGTTTCCCAACTCCTTCTCAGCTTTTGATCATGGAAAAGACAAGCCTCAAAATATGATCCTTAGAATGGGTCCTGATGGCCTGTTGGAACATGTTGGAGCTCCCCAAGCCTTTCCAATTTAG
- the LOC107408885 gene encoding squamosa promoter-binding-like protein 13A isoform X2, producing MYFASDFFLQLRNQKGNQGEQIEKVDGVMEWDLKEFAWESTHELDQQKEESDLTAMVEFSTSKKQTTTTTVNGSSGDLKLTVVDSAEPVSFSKSNEARTTSILASSPTSPGPSSKKVNGAQKVSCLVDDCKADLSSCREYHKRHRVCERHSKTPTVMVKGEEKRFCQQCSRFHALGEFDEVKRSCRKRLDGHNRRRRKSQPESLLFTSKSFLSSAYKGPKILHFGSPPQIYAPTATTTMRNGSEPFVYGRQQRNRPPDFSNGRDTQFFFLQENHPEKSNQATPEAFLCDYPILNTIKGQTEKVPNEVSTGGCALYLLSSNPSSLQIPAGMDVNHHLVQSNDQMHQSSLQFPNSFSAFDHGKDKPQNMILRMGPDGLLEHVGAPQAFPI from the exons ATGTATTTTGCTTCAGATTTCTTTCTGCAACTAAGGAATCAAAAAG GAAACCAAGGGGAACAGATTGAAAAAGTAGATGGTGTTATGGAGTGGGACTTGAAGGAATTTGCTTGGGAATCAACTCACGAGTTGGATCAGCAAAAAGAAGAAAGCGACCTTACTGCTATGGTGGAATTCAGCACTTCGAAGAAAcagacaacaacaacaacagtaaATGGATCTTCAGGGGATTTGAAGCTTACAGTGGTTGATTCTGCAGAACCAGTATCATTCAGCAAATCAAACGAAGCAAGAACAACCTCAATCTTGGCATCTTCACCAACATCTCCAGGACCATCATCAAAAAAGGTTAATGGAGCTCAGAAAGTTTCATGCTTGGTAGATGATTGCAAAGCAGACCTCAGTAGTTGCAGGGAGTATCATAAGCGCCATAGGGTCTGTGAGCGCCATTCCAAGACCCCAACTGTGATGGTTAAGGGTGAAGAAAAACGATTCTGCCAGCAGTGCAGCAG ATTCCATGCTCTTGGTGAATTTGATGAGGTGAAGAGAAGCTGCAGGAAACGTCTTGATGGACACAACCGACGCCGGAGAAAATCTCAGCCGGAATCCCTCTTGTTCACTTCCAAGAGCTTCTTGTCATCTGCTTACAAAG GTCCCAAAATCTTGCACTTTGGCAGTCCTCCACAGATATATGCTCCAACCGCTACTACTACTATGAGAAATGGATCAGAACCTTTTGTTTATGGTCGTCAACAAAGAAACAGACCTCCAGATTTCTCCAATGGGAGAGACACCCAATTCTTCTTCTTGCAGGAAAATCATCCTGAAAAGAGCAACCAAGCAACCCCAGAAGCATTCCTCTGTGACTACCCAATTCTGAACACCATTAAAGGGCAAACAGAAAAGGTACCAAATGAGGTTTCGACTGGTGGTTGTGCTCTCTATCTTCTGTCATCAAATCCATCTTCACTGCAAATTCCAGCAGGGATGGATGTGAATCATCATCTGGTGCAGTCTAATGATCAGATGCACCAGAGTTCACTTCAGTTTCCCAACTCCTTCTCAGCTTTTGATCATGGAAAAGACAAGCCTCAAAATATGATCCTTAGAATGGGTCCTGATGGCCTGTTGGAACATGTTGGAGCTCCCCAAGCCTTTCCAATTTAG
- the LOC107409025 gene encoding probable WRKY transcription factor 75, producing MENYQMFFPCSSSMGQPSGFPMASNMGAASSNMGFNGLQGESLNGFLNLRTENQVRLVREEEEVEKHHSQSGSITTSADHGAENGQARMLAGRKKGEKKIRKPRYAFQTRSQVDILDDGYRWRKYGQKAVKNNKFPRSYYRCTYQGCNVKKQVQRLTRDDGIIVTTYEGMHSHPIDKPTDNFEHILNQMQIYTPF from the exons ATGGAGAATTATCAAATGTTCTTTCCTTGTTCATCTTCAATGGGTCAACCATCAGGGTTTCCTATGGCATCAAATATGGGAGCTGCTAGTTCTAATATGGGTTTTAATGGTTTACAAGGAGAGAGCTTAAATGGGTTTTTAAATTTGAGGACAGAAAACCAAGTCCGGCTtgtgagagaagaagaagaagtcgaAAAACACCATTCTCAAAGTGGAAGCATTACTACTAGTGCTGATCATGGGGCTGAAAATGGTCAGGCAAGAATGTTAGCTGGGAGGAAGAAGGGGGAGAAGAAGATTAGAAAGCCCAGATATGCTTTTCAAACAAGAAGTCAggttgatattcttgatgatGGATATCGATGGAGGAAATATGGTCAAAAGGCAGTGAAGAACAATAAATTTCCGAG GAGCTACTATAGATGTACATATCAGGGGTGCAATGTAAAGAAGCAAGTCCAGCGCCTAACAAGGGATGATGGAATTATAGTGACTACTTATGAAGGGATGCACTCACATCCAATTGACAAGCCTACTGACAATTTTGAACATATCTTGAATCAGATGCAAATTTACACTCCCTTTTGA
- the LOC107403504 gene encoding uncharacterized protein LOC107403504: MGSSGRKNVLLTANGDDISQNLALHLAQGGCRLVLMGNESTLQNVVNKIKSSVEGADKVEVVGLDMEEEKEGVFEEAVEKACKILGNLDAFVNCYAYEGKMQDQLQLAEDEFKKIVKINFMSPWYLLKYVGRKMGDHKSGGSIVLLTSIIGSERGLYPGAAAYASCLAGIQQLVRVSALEIGKYKIRVNAIARGLQLEDEYPKSVGKERAKKMEKEVVPIQRWLDVKNDLNSSVVYLISDGSRYMTGTTIFVDGALSLVRPRMRSYM, encoded by the exons ATGGGTAGTTCTGGTAGGAAGAATGTTTTGCTCACCGCTAATGGAGACGATATTTCTCAGAATTTGGCTTTGCATTTGGCACAAGGGGGCTGCAG GCTTGTTTTGATGGGAAATGAGAGCACTCTCCAGAATGTtgtcaacaaaattaaaagttcTGTCGAGGGTGCGGACAAGGTGGAGGTTGTTGGTCTAGatatggaagaagaaaaagaggggGTTTTCGAGGAGGCAGTGGAAAAGGCGTGcaaaattttggggaatttggaTGCTTTTGTAAATTGCTATGCTTATGAAG GAAAGATGCAGGACCAGCTACAATTAGCTGAGGATGAGTTTAAAAAGATAGTGAAAATAAACTTCATGTCTCCATGGTATTTGTTAAAGTACGTTGGCAGAAAAATGGGCGATCATAAATCAGGAGGCTCCATTGTATTATTGACATCGATAATAGGCTCTGAAAGAGGGCTTTATCCCGGTGCTGCTGCATATGCTTCATGTTTGGCAGGAATACAGCAACTAGTTAGG GTATCAGCTTTGGAGATTGGGAAATACAAGATCAGAGTGAATGCAATAGCAAGAGGTTTGCAACTTGAAGATGAATATCCAAAATCAGTGGGGAAGGAGAGGGCAAAGAAGATGGAGAAGGAAGTGGTACCAATTCAGAGATGGCTAGATGTGAAAAATGATTTGAATTCAAGTGTTGTGTATTTGATCAGTGATGGTTCGAGGTATATGACTGGCACTACAATCTTTGTTGATGGAGCTTTGTCTCTTGTGAGGCCAAGAATGAGGTCTTATATGTAA
- the LOC107406927 gene encoding pentatricopeptide repeat-containing protein At3g57430, chloroplastic, whose protein sequence is MTSYTHTQLLYPLPLPVSSSNTLSNSLQTHQPTTLNKHTPLLNQSLLSTSPPKPISQSRSLASWVETIRFQVRSGLFHDAILTYIEMSVMGVSPDNFVFPAVLKAATSLQDLNLGKQIHAHSVKFGYGSSSVTVANTLVNMYGKCEDIGGAYKVFDKITEKDQVSWNSMIAALCRFEKWEHALEAFRCMVLEKVEPSSFTLVSVALACSNLNKHHALWFGKQVHAFSLRKGDWKTFTINALMAMYSKLGRIDDSRGLFELFEDRDLVTWNTMLSSLSQNDRFVEALLLLPPMVLEGIRPDGVTIASVLPACSHLEMLDLGKQIHAYALRNNYSTGNSFVCSALVDMYCNCQQVESGRRVFDTVMDRSIALWNAMITGYAQNEYDKEALNLFLELYAVYSLCPNSTTLSSIVPASVRCEGFSDEEAVHGYVVKMGLEQDRFVQNALMDMYSRMGKIEISKTIFNSMDDRDVVSWNTMITGCVICRCYDDALNMLHKMQCIEVEKNKIDDEFKDENRIPLKPNSVTLMTILPSCAALSALGKGKEIHAYAVRHLLASDVAVGSALVDMYAKCGCLDVSRTVFDQMPIRNVITWNVIIMAYGMHGRGKEALELFGHMVDEGVRNKKVRPTDVTFIAVFAACSHSGMVTEGMNLFNKMKENHRIEPGPDHYACVVDLLGRAGEVVEAYQLITSMPAKFDKAGAWSSLLGACRVHQNVEIAEIAAKNLLHLEPDVASHYVLLCNIYSSAGFWDKAMDIRRKMKELGVRKEPGCSWIEFGDEVHKFLAGDGSHPQSAQLHGFLETLWERMKKEGYVPDTSCVLHNVDEEEKETILCGHSEKLAIAFGILNTPPGTTIRVAKNLRVCNDCHTAAKFISKMVERDIILRDVRRFHHFSNGTCSCRDYW, encoded by the coding sequence ATGACATCCTATACACATACCCAGCTGCTCTATCCTCTCCCTTTACCAGTTTCATCGTCAAACACTCTCTCTAATTCCCTGCAAACCCACCAACCCACAACTCTTAACAAGCACACTCCTTTACTCAACCAATCCCTTCTTTCCACTTCTCCTCCCAAACCCATATCTCAGTCTCGCTCTTTAGCTTCATGGGTAGAAACCATTCGCTTCCAAGTCCGGTCTGGTCTTTTTCACGATGCCATTTTGACGTACATCGAGATGTCTGTTATGGGTGTCTCGCCGGACAATTTTGTTTTCCCTGCTGTTTTGAAAGCTGCTACAAGCCTTCAGGACTTGAATTTGGGGAAACAGATTCATGCCCATTCTGTCAAATTCGGGTATGGATCGTCTTCTGTGACTGTGGCTAATACCCTTGTTAACATGTATGGGAAATGTGAGGATATTGGAGGTGCGTACAAGGTGTTTGACAAAATAACTGAGAAAGACCAAGTTTCTTGGAATTCGATGATTGCGGCTTTGTGTAGGTTTGAGAAGTGGGAACATGCTTTGGAGGCGTTTCGTTGTATGGTGTTGGAGAAAGTCGAGCCTAGCTCCTTTACTTTGGTGAGTGTGGCACTTGCTTGTTCTAATTTGAATAAGCATCATGCCTTGTGGTTTGGGAAGCAAGTTCATGCCTTTAGTTTGAGAAAGGGCGACTGGAAAACGTTCACAATCAATGCTTTGATGGCTATGTACAGTAAACTAGGAAGGATTGATGATTCAAGAGGATTGTTTGAGTTGTTTGAGGACCGAGATTTGGTAACATGGAACACAATGCTAAGTTCATTATCACAGAATGACCGGTTTGTAGAAGCATTATTGTTATTGCCCCCTATGGTTCTTGAAGGAATTAGACCAGATGGGGTGACAATAGCAAGCGTTCTTCCTGCTTGCTCCCATTTGGAGATGCTAGACTTGGGGAAGCAAATTCATGCGTATGCCTTGAGAAACAATTATTCAACTGGGAATTCATTTGTGTGTAGTGCTTTAGTTGACATGTATTGCAACTGTCAGCAAGTAGAAAGTGGTCGTCGTGTTTTTGATACTGTCATGGATCGGAGCATTGCACTCTGGAATGCTATGATTACTGGTTATGCACAAAATGAGTATGATAAGGAGGCTTTGAACCTATTCCTTGAATTGTACGCTGTTTATTCGCTTTGTCCAAATTCCACTACACTATCAAGTATTGTGCCTGCTTCTGTACGTTGCGAAGGGTTCTCTGATGAAGAAGCTGTCCATGGTTATGTAGTAAAAATGGGTCTAGAGCAGGACAGGTTTGTTCAAAATGCGTTGATGGACATGTACTCTAGGATGGGAAAGATTGAAATCTCGAAAACCATATTTAATAGTATGGATGACAGGGATGTAGTATCTTGGAACACTATGATTACTGGCTGTGTTATTTGTAGATGCTATGATGACGCACTAAATATGCTCCATAAGATGCAATGTATAGAAGTAGAAAAGAACAAGATCGATGATGAATTTAAGGATGAAAATCGAATACCTCTTAAGCCAAATTCGGTAACACTCATGACTATTCTTCCTAGTTGTGCTGCATTGTCGGCATTGGGTAAAGGGAAAGAAATCCATGCTTATGCTGTCAGACATTTGTTGGCATCAGATGTTGCTGTGGGAAGTGCACTAGTTGACATGTATGCGAAGTGTGGTTGCTTGGATGTATCTAGAACTGTGTTTGATCAAATGCCAATCAGAAATGTGATTACCTGGAACGTAATCATAATGGCTTATGGAATGCATGGAAGAGGGAAGGAAGCCTTAGAACTATTTGGTCATATGGTGGATGAAGGAGTTAGGAACAAAAAAGTAAGGCCTACTGATGTTACATTTATAGCAGTTTTTGCAGCGTGTAGTCACTCTGGAATGGTAACTGAAGGCATGAATTTGTTcaataaaatgaaagagaacCACAGGATTGAACCTGGACCAGATCATTATGCTTGTGTTGTGGATTTGCTCGGTCGGGCTGGTGAAGTGGTGGAAGCGTATCAACTCATCACCTCCATGCCTGCCAAGTTTGACAAAGCAGGTGCTTGGAGTAGCTTGCTCGGTGCTTGTCGAGTTCACCAGAATGTTGAGATTGCAGAAATCGCAGCCAAGAATCTCCTGCATTTGGAGCCAGATGTGGCTAGTCATTATGTCCTACTCTGTAATATCTACTCATCTGCTGGATTTTGGGACAAGGCAATGGACATTAGGAGAAAGATGAAGGAATTGGGAGTAAGAAAAGAACCCGGTTGTAGTTGGATTGAGTTTGGGGATGAGGTTCATAAGTTTCTGGCTGGAGATGGTTCGCATCCCCAAAGTGCACAGCTCCATGGATTTCTTGAAACCCTATGGGAAAGGATGAAAAAGGAGGGATATGTGCCTGATACTTCTTGTGTGCTTCACAATGTTGACgaggaagagaaagaaactATACTTTGCGGGCACAGTGAGAAATTGGCAATTGCTTTTGGTATTCTCAACACACCTCCTGGAACTACTATTAGAGTTGCCAAGAACCTTAGAGTTTGTAATGACTGCCATACAGCAGCAAAGTTTATCTCAAAGATGGTGGAAAGAGATATCATTTTAAGAGATGTGAGGAGGTTTCATCATTTCAGCAATGGAACTTGTTCATGTCGAGattattggtaa
- the LOC107407371 gene encoding uncharacterized protein LOC107407371, giving the protein MAGGGLKRMLATALGEGLSGARARIFGHVINPTGQKSAHKILRKKLIGEKVAQWYPHDIKKDDPLVMARQEQERLSKLEMLKRRGKGPPKKGQGKRAAKRSK; this is encoded by the exons ATGGCTGGTGGAGGTCTAAAGAGAATGCTGGCTACAGCACTAGGCGAAGGGCTGAGTGGGGCAAGAGCAAGGATATTTGGTCATGTTATTAACCCAACAGGCCAGAAATCTGCCCACAAGATTCTGCGCAAGAAGCTCATCGGCGAAAAAGTTGCTCAGTGGTACCCTCATGACATCAAGAAAGATGACCCTCTTGTCATGGCTCGTCAAGAACAAGa GCGCTTATCAAAGCTTGAAATGCTGAAGCGTCGAGGAAAAGGACCACCCAAGAAAGGCCAAGGAAAGCGTGCTGCTAAACGTAGCAAGTAG